In one Pseudomonas sp. Bout1 genomic region, the following are encoded:
- a CDS encoding SfnB family sulfur acquisition oxidoreductase, which yields MSAQPQHPAHIIRSDAEAIAVATELAKRFAVEAGVRDRERRLPVAELDEFSASGLWGITIPKAYGGAGVSYVTVAEVIKLISAADPSLGQIPQNHLGVVDILLQTASEEQKQHYFAKVLQGYRFGNAFSEAKSKNAGTFDTQVRFDGDSAYINGEKFYCTGALFAHIVPAVGVNEKDQAFIAFVERDAPGLQVIDSWDGFGQRTTASGGVTLDGVKVPLSAVIPAHQAFDQPTANGPISQIIQAAVDTGIALGALEQAKVYARQARPWIDSQQEHGWQDPFTIAAIGDLEWRVHGTEAILAKAGIAVDQALANPNEDTVANASLVVAQAKVLSAETALLASSKLFELAGTRSVSGKHNLDRFWRNARTHTLHDPARWKYHLIGNFVLNGVKPARHAWN from the coding sequence ATGTCAGCCCAACCCCAACACCCTGCCCACATCATCCGCTCGGACGCCGAAGCCATTGCCGTCGCCACCGAGTTGGCCAAGCGCTTCGCCGTGGAAGCCGGTGTGCGTGATCGCGAACGTCGCCTGCCGGTGGCCGAGCTGGACGAATTCTCTGCCAGCGGCCTGTGGGGCATCACCATTCCCAAGGCCTACGGCGGCGCCGGGGTTTCCTACGTGACAGTGGCCGAGGTGATCAAACTGATCTCCGCCGCCGACCCGTCCCTGGGGCAAATTCCGCAGAACCACCTGGGCGTCGTCGACATCCTCCTGCAAACCGCCAGCGAGGAACAAAAGCAGCATTACTTCGCCAAGGTCCTGCAGGGCTACCGTTTTGGCAATGCCTTCTCCGAAGCCAAGAGCAAGAACGCCGGGACTTTTGACACGCAAGTGCGCTTTGACGGCGACAGCGCCTACATCAATGGCGAGAAGTTCTACTGCACCGGCGCACTGTTCGCGCATATCGTGCCGGCGGTGGGTGTCAACGAAAAAGACCAGGCTTTCATCGCCTTTGTCGAACGGGACGCACCGGGCCTGCAAGTGATCGACAGCTGGGACGGCTTCGGCCAGCGCACCACCGCCAGCGGCGGCGTGACCCTGGACGGTGTGAAGGTGCCGCTGAGTGCAGTGATTCCCGCTCACCAGGCTTTCGACCAGCCCACCGCCAACGGCCCGATTTCGCAGATCATCCAGGCGGCGGTGGACACCGGCATCGCCCTCGGCGCGCTGGAACAAGCCAAGGTCTACGCACGCCAGGCCCGGCCCTGGATCGACAGCCAGCAGGAGCACGGCTGGCAAGACCCGTTCACCATCGCCGCCATCGGCGATCTGGAATGGCGCGTCCATGGCACCGAAGCGATTCTGGCCAAGGCCGGCATTGCCGTCGACCAGGCCCTGGCCAACCCCAACGAAGACACCGTGGCCAACGCCTCGCTGGTCGTCGCCCAGGCCAAGGTGCTGTCGGCGGAAACCGCGTTGCTCGCCAGCAGCAAACTCTTCGAATTGGCCGGCACCCGCTCGGTGTCCGGCAAGCACAACCTCGACCGCTTCTGGCGCAATGCGCGCACCCACACCCTGCACGACCCGGCCCGCTGGAAATACCACCTGATCGGCAACTTTGTGCTCAACGGCGTCAAGCCTGCACGCCATGCCTGGAACTGA
- a CDS encoding monovalent cation/H+ antiporter subunit A, whose translation MSLIVLLLLPFIGSCLAALLPHNARNTESLLAGLVALVGTVQVALLYPQIAHGGVIREEFMWLPSLGLNFVLRLDGFAWLFSMLVLGIGTLVSLYARYYMSPDDPVPRFFAFFLAFMGAMLGLVISGNLIQIVFFWELTSLFSFLLIGYWHHRADARRGAYMALMVTGAGGLCLLAGVMLLGHIVGSYDLDQVLAAGDQIRAHSLYPIMLALVLIGALSKSAQFPFHFWLPHAMAAPTPVSAYLHSATMVKAGVFLLARLWPSLSGSEEWFWIVGGAGAITLLLGAYCAMFQNDLKGLLAYSTISHLGLITLLLGLNSPLAAVAAVFHILNHATFKASLFMAAGIIDHESGTRDIRKLSGLFKLIPFTATLAMVASASMAGVPLLNGFLSKEMFFAETVFISATAWVEIALPVIATIAGTFSVAYALRFTVDVFFGPKATNLPHTPHEPPRWMRAPVELLVFTCLLVGIFPAQVVGSILAAAALPVVGGELPEYSLAIWHGWNAPMIMSLVAMSGGVVLYLLLRKQLKLGRFKYPPIISYFNGKRGFERCLVVMMRGVRKIEKRISTKRLQSQLFLLVLAAVIAGLIPMLYSGISWGDRPKIPGSIVFVTLWLLAIACALGAAWQAKYHRLAALTMVSVCGLMTCVTFVWFSAPDLALTQLVVEVVTTVLILLGLRWLPRRIEEVSPLPSSLRKARIRRLRDFLLSTVVGGGMALLSYAMLTRQTPNDISSFYLSRALPEGGGSNVVNVMLVDFRGFDTLGEITVLGAVALTVYALLRRFRPSKESMELPAQQRQLAPDVATDLVNPRQASDTALGFMMVPAVLVRLLLPIALVVSFYLFMRGHNQPGGGFVAGLVMSVAFILQYMVAGTQWVEAQMSLRPMRWMGFGLLSATLTGLGALLAGYPFLTTHTWHFSLPVLGDIHVASALFFDVGVYAMVVGSTLLMLTALGHQSVRAHKPGNQAKAVASPGGAA comes from the coding sequence ATGTCCCTGATAGTTCTACTGCTTCTGCCTTTTATCGGCAGCTGTCTGGCGGCCTTGCTGCCGCACAACGCACGTAACACAGAGTCCCTGCTGGCCGGCCTTGTGGCCCTGGTGGGGACCGTTCAAGTCGCCCTGCTCTACCCCCAGATCGCCCACGGTGGCGTGATTCGCGAAGAATTCATGTGGCTACCCAGCCTCGGGCTGAACTTCGTGCTGCGCCTGGACGGCTTTGCCTGGTTGTTCTCGATGCTGGTGCTGGGCATCGGGACCCTGGTGTCGCTGTACGCCCGTTATTACATGTCGCCGGATGACCCGGTGCCGCGTTTCTTCGCGTTTTTCCTGGCTTTCATGGGCGCCATGCTCGGCCTGGTGATCTCCGGCAACCTGATCCAGATCGTGTTTTTCTGGGAGCTGACCAGCCTGTTTTCCTTCCTGCTGATCGGCTATTGGCACCACCGCGCCGATGCCCGGCGTGGCGCGTATATGGCGCTGATGGTCACCGGCGCAGGCGGTCTGTGCCTGCTCGCGGGGGTGATGCTGCTCGGGCATATCGTCGGCAGCTACGACCTGGACCAGGTCCTGGCTGCCGGTGATCAGATCCGTGCCCATTCGCTGTACCCGATCATGCTCGCTCTGGTGCTGATTGGTGCCCTGAGCAAAAGCGCGCAATTCCCCTTCCATTTCTGGCTGCCCCACGCCATGGCGGCACCGACGCCGGTGTCGGCCTACCTGCACTCGGCGACGATGGTGAAGGCCGGCGTGTTCCTGCTGGCCCGGCTGTGGCCCTCGCTATCCGGCAGCGAAGAATGGTTCTGGATTGTCGGCGGTGCCGGCGCCATTACCTTGCTGCTCGGCGCTTATTGCGCGATGTTCCAGAACGATCTCAAGGGCCTGCTGGCCTACTCCACCATCAGCCACCTCGGGCTGATCACCTTGCTGCTGGGCCTCAACAGCCCGCTGGCGGCGGTCGCCGCTGTGTTCCATATCCTTAACCACGCCACCTTCAAGGCCTCGCTGTTCATGGCGGCCGGGATCATCGACCACGAAAGCGGCACGCGGGACATTCGCAAGCTCAGCGGCCTGTTCAAGCTGATTCCGTTTACCGCGACGCTCGCGATGGTCGCCAGTGCGTCCATGGCCGGCGTGCCGCTGCTCAATGGCTTCCTGTCCAAGGAAATGTTCTTCGCCGAAACGGTGTTCATCTCTGCCACCGCCTGGGTGGAAATCGCCCTGCCGGTCATCGCGACCATCGCCGGTACCTTCAGCGTGGCCTATGCCCTGCGGTTTACCGTGGATGTGTTCTTCGGCCCCAAGGCCACCAACCTGCCGCACACCCCGCACGAGCCGCCACGCTGGATGCGTGCGCCGGTGGAATTGCTGGTGTTCACCTGCCTGCTGGTGGGGATTTTCCCGGCCCAGGTGGTCGGCTCGATCCTCGCCGCCGCGGCCCTGCCGGTGGTCGGCGGCGAGCTGCCGGAATACAGCCTCGCCATCTGGCATGGCTGGAACGCGCCGATGATCATGAGCCTGGTGGCCATGTCCGGCGGCGTGGTGCTGTACCTGCTGCTGCGTAAACAGCTCAAGCTGGGGCGCTTCAAATACCCGCCGATCATCAGCTACTTCAACGGCAAGCGCGGCTTCGAGCGCTGTCTGGTGGTGATGATGCGCGGGGTGCGCAAGATCGAAAAACGCATCAGCACCAAGCGCCTGCAAAGCCAACTGTTCCTGCTGGTGCTGGCGGCGGTGATCGCCGGGTTGATCCCGATGCTTTACAGCGGCATCAGTTGGGGCGACCGGCCGAAGATCCCGGGCTCCATCGTGTTCGTCACCCTGTGGCTGCTGGCGATTGCCTGCGCGCTGGGCGCTGCCTGGCAGGCCAAGTACCACCGGCTGGCAGCCCTGACCATGGTCAGCGTGTGCGGCTTGATGACCTGCGTGACGTTCGTCTGGTTCTCGGCGCCGGACCTGGCGCTGACGCAGTTGGTGGTGGAAGTGGTTACCACGGTGCTGATCCTGCTGGGCCTGCGCTGGCTGCCACGGCGGATCGAAGAAGTCTCGCCGCTGCCCAGTTCGCTGCGCAAGGCACGCATCCGTCGCCTGCGGGACTTTCTGTTGTCCACCGTCGTGGGTGGCGGCATGGCGCTGCTGTCCTACGCGATGCTGACCCGCCAGACGCCCAACGACATCTCTTCGTTCTACCTCAGCCGCGCCCTGCCCGAAGGCGGCGGCAGCAATGTTGTGAACGTGATGCTGGTGGATTTCCGGGGCTTCGACACCCTGGGTGAAATCACCGTGCTCGGCGCCGTGGCGCTGACCGTGTACGCCCTGCTGCGCCGCTTCCGCCCTTCAAAAGAAAGCATGGAGCTGCCCGCGCAACAGCGTCAGCTTGCACCCGACGTGGCCACCGACCTGGTCAACCCGCGCCAGGCCAGCGACACCGCCCTGGGGTTCATGATGGTCCCGGCGGTGCTGGTGCGCCTGCTGCTGCCGATTGCCCTGGTGGTCTCCTTCTACCTGTTCATGCGCGGCCACAACCAACCGGGCGGCGGGTTTGTCGCCGGGCTGGTGATGTCGGTGGCGTTCATCCTGCAGTACATGGTCGCCGGTACCCAGTGGGTCGAGGCACAGATGAGCCTGCGGCCAATGCGCTGGATGGGCTTTGGGTTGCTGTCGGCAACCCTGACCGGGCTTGGCGCGCTGCTGGCCGGCTACCCGTTCCTCACCACCCATACCTGGCACTTCAGCCTGCCGGTGCTGGGCGACATTCACGTCGCCAGCGCACTGTTCTTCGACGTCGGCGTGTACGCCATGGTGGTCGGCTCGACCTTGCTGATGCTCACCGCCCTGGGTCACCAATCGGTACGTGCCCATAAACCCGGCAACCAGGCGAAAGCCGTTGCCAGCCCAGGAGGAGCCGCCTGA
- a CDS encoding LLM class flavin-dependent oxidoreductase, translated as MPREIRLNAFDMNCVGHQSPGLWAHPRDRSWQYKDLEYWTDLAKILERGKFDGLFIADVLGIYDVYNGNGDAAIRQATQVPVNDPLSLIAPMALVTEHLGFGLTASLSFEHPYPFARRLSTLDHLTKGRVGWNIVTSYLESGAKNLGQKAQTEHDARYDYAEEYLQVCYKLWEGSWEEGAVLRDRERRIFSDPSKIHEIRHVGKHFQVPGIHLCEPSPQRTPVLYQAGASSRGKQFAAEQAECVFVAAPSKVLLKKTVADIRRRAAEAGRDPKKILIFNLQTVIVGETDAKAKAKFEEYKSYVSYEGAMALISGWTGIDFSQFKPDEPLKHVHTNAIQSAVEAFSTADPNKVWTPNELADWVGIGGFGPLFVGGPQTVADLLQEWVEETDVDGFNLAYALTHETFIDAVDLLVPELQKRGVYKTEYAQGTLREKLFGDGARLADNHPGASYRDLKATAI; from the coding sequence ATGCCTCGTGAAATCCGCTTGAACGCCTTCGACATGAACTGCGTCGGCCACCAATCCCCAGGTTTGTGGGCTCACCCACGTGACCGCTCGTGGCAGTACAAGGACCTGGAATACTGGACCGACTTGGCAAAAATCCTTGAGCGCGGCAAGTTCGACGGCCTGTTCATCGCCGACGTGCTGGGCATCTACGACGTGTACAACGGCAACGGTGACGCGGCGATTCGCCAGGCCACCCAGGTGCCGGTCAACGACCCGCTGTCGCTGATCGCGCCCATGGCGCTGGTCACCGAACACCTGGGTTTTGGCCTGACGGCGTCGCTGTCCTTCGAACACCCGTACCCATTCGCCCGGCGCCTTTCCACCCTCGACCACCTGACCAAGGGCCGCGTCGGCTGGAACATCGTCACCTCGTACCTGGAAAGCGGCGCGAAGAACCTCGGCCAGAAAGCCCAGACCGAACACGATGCGCGCTACGACTACGCCGAGGAGTACCTGCAGGTTTGCTACAAACTCTGGGAAGGCAGCTGGGAAGAGGGCGCGGTGCTGCGCGACCGCGAGCGGCGGATCTTCAGTGACCCGAGCAAAATCCACGAGATTCGCCACGTCGGCAAACACTTCCAGGTGCCCGGCATTCACCTCTGCGAGCCTTCGCCACAGCGCACCCCAGTGCTGTACCAGGCGGGCGCCTCCAGCCGCGGCAAGCAGTTCGCCGCCGAGCAGGCCGAGTGCGTATTCGTGGCCGCACCGTCGAAAGTGCTGCTCAAGAAAACCGTCGCCGATATTCGCCGGCGTGCGGCAGAAGCAGGGCGTGACCCGAAGAAAATCCTGATCTTCAACCTGCAGACGGTGATCGTTGGCGAAACCGATGCGAAGGCGAAAGCCAAGTTTGAAGAGTACAAATCCTACGTCAGCTACGAAGGCGCGATGGCCCTGATCTCCGGCTGGACCGGCATCGATTTCAGCCAGTTCAAACCTGATGAGCCGCTCAAGCATGTGCATACCAACGCGATTCAATCGGCGGTGGAAGCGTTCTCCACGGCAGACCCGAACAAGGTCTGGACCCCAAATGAACTGGCAGACTGGGTTGGCATTGGCGGCTTCGGCCCGTTGTTTGTCGGCGGCCCGCAAACCGTGGCCGACCTGTTGCAGGAGTGGGTTGAGGAGACCGATGTGGATGGCTTCAACCTGGCCTATGCGCTGACCCACGAGACCTTTATCGACGCGGTCGACTTGTTGGTGCCGGAGTTGCAAAAGCGCGGCGTGTACAAGACCGAATACGCCCAGGGCACCCTGCGGGAGAAATTGTTTGGAGACGGTGCGCGGTTGGCGGACAACCATCCTGGAGCCAGCTATCGTGACCTGAAGGCCACCGCGATCTAA
- a CDS encoding monovalent cation/H+ antiporter subunit D — MTWMNQLIIAPILLPLLTAALMLMLGEKHRPLKARINLFSSMVGLGVAVLLLYWTQQGGPGSIGVYLPGNWQVPFGIVLVVDQLSAMMLVLTGVIGVSALLFAMARWDRAGTSFHALFQIQLMGLYGAFLTADLFNLFVFFEVLLAASYGLMLHGSGRARVSSGLHYIAINLLASTLFLIGAALIYGVTGTLNFADLALKIPLVPEADRGLLHAGAGILAVAFLAKAGMWPLNFWLAPAYSSASAPVAAMFAIMTKVGVYTVLRLWNLLFSGQAGASALFGGDWLIYGGMATIVCAALAMIAAQRLERMASLSILVSAGILLSAVGFAQPSLTAGALFYLVSSTLALSALFLLAELIERSRSANDMPLDDEIEALPKAMESLHPMPGTNLDDEQKAVVGQVIPWTVAFLGLSFIACALLIIGMPPLSGFIGKLSLLSALINPMGLGNAVDEPIRPAAWGLVALLIFSGLASLIAFARLGIQRFWTPEERPSPLLRRFECVPIFFLLGLSIALTFKAEPLMRYTQAAAESLNNPEHYVMAVMATRPVPSPEAKAAALEVQP, encoded by the coding sequence ATGACCTGGATGAATCAACTGATCATCGCGCCGATCCTGCTGCCGTTGCTGACCGCCGCGCTGATGCTGATGCTGGGCGAGAAACACCGCCCGCTCAAGGCACGGATCAACCTGTTCTCCAGCATGGTGGGCCTGGGCGTTGCGGTGCTGTTGCTGTACTGGACCCAGCAAGGCGGCCCAGGCTCCATCGGCGTGTACCTGCCGGGCAACTGGCAAGTGCCGTTCGGCATCGTGCTGGTGGTGGACCAACTGTCCGCCATGATGCTGGTGCTCACCGGGGTCATCGGCGTCAGCGCCCTGCTGTTCGCCATGGCGCGCTGGGACCGGGCAGGCACCAGCTTCCATGCGCTGTTCCAGATCCAGCTGATGGGCCTGTATGGCGCCTTCCTGACCGCCGACCTGTTCAACCTGTTCGTGTTTTTCGAGGTGCTGCTGGCGGCCTCCTATGGCCTGATGCTGCATGGTTCGGGCCGTGCGCGGGTGTCGTCGGGGCTGCATTACATCGCGATCAACCTGCTGGCCTCTACCCTGTTCCTGATAGGCGCGGCGCTGATCTATGGCGTCACCGGCACCCTGAACTTTGCCGACCTGGCGCTGAAAATTCCTTTGGTGCCGGAAGCCGATCGCGGCCTGCTGCACGCCGGAGCGGGCATCCTCGCCGTCGCGTTCCTGGCCAAGGCCGGCATGTGGCCGCTGAACTTCTGGCTGGCGCCCGCCTACTCCTCGGCCAGTGCGCCGGTAGCGGCAATGTTTGCGATCATGACCAAGGTCGGCGTGTACACCGTGCTGCGCCTATGGAACCTGCTGTTCTCCGGCCAGGCGGGTGCCTCGGCACTGTTTGGTGGTGACTGGCTGATCTACGGCGGCATGGCAACCATCGTCTGCGCGGCGCTGGCGATGATCGCCGCGCAACGCCTGGAGCGCATGGCCAGCCTGAGCATCCTGGTGTCCGCCGGCATTCTGTTGTCAGCGGTAGGCTTTGCCCAGCCAAGCCTGACCGCTGGAGCGTTGTTTTATCTGGTCAGCTCCACCCTGGCGTTGAGCGCGCTGTTCCTGCTGGCCGAGTTGATCGAGCGCTCACGTTCGGCCAACGACATGCCCCTGGACGATGAAATAGAAGCCCTGCCCAAGGCCATGGAATCCCTGCATCCAATGCCCGGCACCAACCTCGATGATGAACAGAAAGCCGTCGTCGGCCAGGTCATTCCCTGGACCGTGGCTTTTCTTGGCCTGAGCTTTATTGCCTGCGCGCTGCTGATCATCGGCATGCCGCCGCTGTCGGGGTTTATCGGCAAGCTCAGTCTGCTCAGCGCCCTGATCAACCCGATGGGCCTGGGCAATGCCGTCGATGAGCCTATACGCCCGGCAGCGTGGGGCTTGGTAGCGTTGTTGATCTTCTCTGGCCTGGCCTCGTTGATCGCCTTCGCCCGCCTCGGCATCCAGCGTTTCTGGACCCCGGAAGAACGCCCGTCGCCGCTGCTGCGCCGCTTTGAATGCGTGCCGATCTTCTTCCTGCTGGGCCTGAGCATCGCCCTGACCTTCAAGGCCGAGCCGCTGATGCGCTACACCCAGGCCGCCGCCGAAAGCCTGAACAACCCGGAGCACTACGTGATGGCGGTCATGGCGACGCGCCCGGTACCAAGCCCTGAAGCCAAGGCCGCCGCGTTGGAGGTGCAGCCATGA
- a CDS encoding FAD/NAD(P)-binding protein, translated as MNETERGQATSAIRNADVLIVGGGLSGTMLAVQLLRLPGKRQILVVEPRQELGRGEAYSAVELGHTLNGNAARMSVDPDNADDLTQWLTAYIAGGGWPESDQQHVPISELFPPRGIFGLYAQQRLAEAKALSASTVEHVRAEVVDLEVDEHATLLTLSDGQQLRGACAVLATGMFPAARTPQTESSGLNAAAVDPWDVPAMTQLDPQATVLIIGSGLTMVDAVVSLEQAGHRGPIEIFSRHGLLPHVRRQPPTWVDFLGEDHSLRSPRQLLREVRRQCRLALEQGIDWQAPLDTVRANIGRLWSQASEAQKRQFVRHVRPWWESHHHRSPPLSAELVARLHGEGRLRIQAASYKGLVSSQGDVTIRLRHRGEQAVVEVAGAALINSSGIEYDWRRVARPLPRQLLKRGLIQPGPLALGIAADACGAVLDAHGNVSQRLFAMGPPLRGMWWESTAVTDVAIQAKALAARLARI; from the coding sequence ATGAATGAAACCGAACGCGGACAGGCGACGAGCGCCATTCGCAACGCTGATGTGCTGATTGTCGGCGGCGGCCTGAGCGGCACGATGCTGGCGGTGCAGTTGCTGCGCCTGCCGGGCAAACGGCAGATCCTGGTGGTCGAACCGCGCCAGGAACTGGGGCGCGGCGAGGCCTACAGCGCGGTGGAGCTGGGCCACACCTTGAACGGCAACGCCGCACGCATGAGCGTCGACCCGGACAACGCCGACGACCTGACCCAATGGTTGACCGCCTACATCGCCGGCGGCGGCTGGCCCGAGTCGGATCAGCAGCACGTGCCCATCAGCGAACTGTTTCCGCCCCGCGGGATTTTTGGCCTGTACGCGCAACAACGGCTGGCCGAGGCCAAGGCGCTGTCGGCGTCGACCGTGGAGCATGTGCGCGCCGAGGTGGTGGACCTTGAGGTGGATGAACACGCCACCTTATTGACCTTGAGCGACGGCCAGCAACTGCGCGGTGCCTGTGCGGTGTTGGCCACCGGCATGTTCCCGGCGGCACGCACACCACAGACCGAGTCCAGCGGCTTGAATGCCGCCGCGGTGGACCCGTGGGATGTGCCGGCCATGACCCAGCTCGACCCGCAAGCCACCGTGCTGATCATTGGTTCCGGCCTGACCATGGTGGATGCCGTGGTGTCCCTGGAACAGGCTGGTCATCGCGGGCCCATCGAGATTTTTTCGCGCCACGGCTTGCTGCCCCACGTGCGCCGGCAGCCGCCAACCTGGGTCGATTTCCTGGGTGAAGACCACAGCCTGCGCAGCCCCCGGCAATTGCTGCGGGAAGTGCGTCGCCAATGCCGGCTCGCGTTGGAGCAGGGGATTGACTGGCAAGCGCCGCTGGACACCGTGCGTGCCAATATCGGGCGGTTGTGGAGCCAGGCCAGCGAGGCCCAGAAACGTCAGTTCGTGCGGCATGTGCGGCCCTGGTGGGAAAGCCATCACCACCGTTCGCCGCCGCTGAGTGCCGAGCTGGTGGCGCGGTTGCACGGGGAAGGGCGGTTGCGGATTCAGGCGGCTTCGTACAAGGGGCTGGTGTCTTCGCAAGGCGATGTCACGATTCGCTTGCGTCATCGTGGCGAGCAGGCGGTCGTCGAGGTGGCGGGGGCGGCGCTGATCAATTCCAGCGGGATTGAATATGACTGGCGGCGCGTGGCCAGGCCGTTGCCCCGGCAGTTGCTCAAGCGCGGGTTGATCCAGCCCGGGCCGTTGGCGTTGGGGATTGCGGCGGATGCTTGCGGGGCGGTGCTGGATGCTCACGGGAATGTCAGCCAGCGCCTGTTTGCCATGGGCCCGCCGCTGCGCGGAATGTGGTGGGAAAGTACGGCGGTGACCGATGTGGCGATTCAGGCCAAGGCACTCGCCGCCAGGTTGGCACGCATCTAA
- a CDS encoding Na+/H+ antiporter subunit C: MEEVIAIAIGVLAASGVWLILRPRTFQVVMGLCLLSYGVNLFIFSMGSLFIGKEPIIKSGVPQDLLNYTDPLPQALVLTAIVISFAMTALFLVVLLASRGLTGTDHVDGREPKE, translated from the coding sequence ATGGAAGAAGTCATCGCAATTGCCATTGGGGTGCTGGCAGCCTCCGGTGTGTGGCTGATCCTGCGGCCACGGACCTTCCAGGTAGTGATGGGCCTGTGCCTGCTGTCCTATGGGGTCAACCTGTTCATCTTCAGCATGGGCAGCCTGTTTATCGGCAAGGAGCCGATCATCAAGAGCGGCGTACCGCAAGACCTGCTCAACTACACCGACCCGCTGCCCCAGGCCCTGGTGCTGACGGCGATCGTGATCAGTTTTGCCATGACCGCGCTGTTTTTGGTGGTGCTGCTGGCATCCCGGGGCCTGACCGGCACTGACCATGTGGACGGCCGGGAGCCCAAGGAATGA
- a CDS encoding XRE family transcriptional regulator, whose product MHKENPQRASVLQHVSQNVRRLRHAAQLSQTALSEKSGVSRRMLVAIEAGEKNVSLSTLDRVAEALDVAFSDLIQAPDAPDHSRINELAWAGEIPGSKAVLLAKATARREVELWEMRLEAGDRYMPEPDPEGWSVQLFVFEGALTLVLGDEEKHVATGEFLMFPSRLLHAYRNDGEVAVRFVRNVVI is encoded by the coding sequence GTGCACAAAGAAAATCCGCAACGGGCCTCGGTCCTGCAACACGTCAGCCAGAACGTTCGGCGCCTGCGCCATGCGGCGCAGTTGAGCCAGACGGCGTTGTCCGAAAAGTCCGGCGTGAGTCGGCGCATGCTCGTGGCGATTGAGGCCGGGGAGAAGAACGTCAGCCTGTCGACCCTCGACCGAGTGGCCGAAGCCCTGGACGTGGCCTTCAGCGACCTGATCCAGGCGCCGGATGCCCCCGACCACAGCCGCATCAACGAACTGGCCTGGGCGGGTGAAATCCCCGGGAGCAAGGCGGTGTTGTTGGCCAAGGCTACTGCGCGGCGGGAGGTGGAATTGTGGGAAATGCGCCTGGAAGCCGGTGACCGCTACATGCCCGAGCCCGATCCCGAGGGCTGGAGCGTGCAGCTCTTTGTATTCGAAGGTGCACTGACACTGGTGCTGGGTGACGAGGAAAAACACGTTGCCACCGGTGAGTTCCTGATGTTCCCCAGCCGCCTGCTTCACGCCTATCGCAATGACGGTGAAGTGGCCGTGCGGTTTGTGCGCAACGTGGTGATCTAA
- a CDS encoding acyl-CoA dehydrogenase, translating into MTALNQARQLLENTRRFVEKSDDPYVISRFGDLQIRVEVAAALFERAETHPSPVALTEAQIAAAEALIAASNAEFELTGQRTALPPTLDDPLRWKYQIVGNYHLNGVAPRSTV; encoded by the coding sequence ATGACCGCACTGAATCAGGCGCGCCAACTGCTGGAAAACACCAGGCGCTTTGTCGAGAAAAGTGATGACCCGTACGTAATCAGTCGCTTCGGCGATTTGCAGATTCGCGTGGAGGTAGCGGCCGCTTTGTTTGAGCGTGCCGAAACCCACCCAAGTCCGGTTGCCCTCACAGAAGCCCAGATCGCGGCGGCCGAAGCCCTCATCGCCGCCAGCAACGCCGAATTCGAATTGACCGGCCAGCGCACCGCGCTGCCACCGACCCTCGACGACCCGTTGCGCTGGAAATACCAGATTGTCGGCAACTACCACCTCAACGGTGTCGCCCCTCGGAGTACTGTTTAA
- a CDS encoding DMT family transporter, with product MCGPRPSCARPSRHDHLPVFSRFSKAECVLVVITMIWGGTFLLVQHAMAVSGPMFFVGLRFAAAALIVGAFSFRSLRSLTLFELKAGCFIGVAIMFGYGLQTIGLQTILSSQSAFITALYVPFVPLLQWLVLGRRPGLMPSIGIMLAFAGLMLLTGPAGASLNFSPGEIATLIGAIAIAAEIILISAFAGQVDVRRVTVVQLATASVLSFLMVVPMGEALPGFSWLLLFSAVGLGLTSAVIQVAMNWAQKSVSPTRATLIYAGEPVWAGVVGRIAGERFPPIAMLGAALIVAAVIVSEMKTRGQKALEAQNELEQETQG from the coding sequence TTGTGCGGTCCGCGCCCCTCCTGTGCAAGACCGAGCCGCCATGACCACCTCCCCGTTTTTTCCCGTTTCAGTAAAGCCGAATGTGTATTGGTGGTGATCACCATGATTTGGGGCGGCACTTTTTTGCTGGTGCAGCACGCCATGGCCGTGAGCGGCCCGATGTTTTTTGTGGGCCTGCGGTTTGCCGCGGCGGCGCTCATCGTCGGCGCGTTTTCCTTTCGCAGCCTGCGTAGCCTGACTCTGTTTGAGTTGAAGGCCGGGTGCTTTATCGGTGTGGCGATCATGTTTGGCTACGGGTTGCAGACCATTGGCTTGCAGACAATCCTGAGCAGCCAGTCGGCGTTTATTACCGCGCTGTATGTGCCGTTCGTACCGTTGCTGCAATGGCTGGTGCTGGGCCGCCGGCCGGGATTGATGCCGAGTATCGGCATCATGCTGGCGTTTGCCGGGTTGATGCTGCTGACCGGCCCGGCGGGTGCATCGCTGAATTTCAGCCCTGGTGAAATCGCCACGTTGATCGGTGCAATCGCCATTGCTGCCGAGATCATCCTGATCAGCGCCTTTGCCGGCCAGGTGGATGTACGCCGGGTGACGGTGGTGCAATTGGCCACGGCGTCGGTGCTGTCGTTCCTGATGGTGGTGCCGATGGGCGAGGCGCTGCCGGGGTTTTCCTGGTTGCTGCTGTTCAGCGCGGTGGGCCTGGGCCTGACCAGCGCGGTGATCCAGGTGGCGATGAACTGGGCACAGAAAAGCGTCTCGCCGACTCGCGCCACACTGATTTATGCCGGTGAGCCGGTGTGGGCCGGCGTGGTCGGGCGGATTGCCGGCGAGCGCTTCCCGCCGATTGCCATGCTGGGCGCGGCGTTGATCGTGGCGGCGGTGATTGTCAGCGAGATGAAGACGCGGGGGCAAAAGGCGCTCGAGGCACAGAATGAGTTGGAACAGGAAACCCAGGGCTAG